Proteins from a single region of Thermotoga maritima MSB8:
- a CDS encoding DUF1175 domain-containing protein encodes MKRYLILLIVTGVLLWNVVEVLRFRVEFSGGTFVLKNVQDIFVPLEVRGAKVECSKNFVLEENGVLIKQVRPGETVTLHFESGGIFRVKKELKIEARASEEDSDGDGYPDSLELDSEDSERFRNWFVWIALSAFKNDPLLWPKEERDCSGFVRYCAREALKKHTGSWFSLSGYNGPVWEDVEKYNYPNLPLVGTKMFRIEKGAYRGVEDFSNFAVARILVECSMEFVTKSVSEALPGDIAVFFHPEDVEMPYHLMIFVGNLNLADHEGWFVYHTGPIGENPGELRFVRYSELVNYDPSWAPLEINPYFLGFYRFRFLK; translated from the coding sequence ATGAAGAGATACCTGATCTTGTTGATCGTTACAGGCGTTCTTCTGTGGAACGTCGTTGAGGTTTTGAGGTTCAGGGTGGAGTTTTCTGGTGGGACTTTCGTTCTGAAGAACGTCCAGGACATTTTCGTTCCTCTTGAAGTCAGAGGAGCGAAGGTGGAGTGTTCCAAAAACTTCGTGCTCGAAGAAAACGGTGTTCTGATCAAGCAGGTGAGACCCGGCGAGACTGTGACTCTGCACTTTGAAAGCGGTGGCATTTTCAGGGTGAAGAAGGAGCTAAAGATCGAAGCCAGAGCCAGCGAAGAAGACAGCGACGGTGATGGATATCCGGACTCTCTGGAACTCGACAGTGAAGACAGTGAGAGGTTCAGAAACTGGTTCGTCTGGATAGCCCTGTCGGCGTTCAAGAACGATCCTCTCCTCTGGCCGAAAGAAGAAAGGGATTGCTCTGGTTTCGTCAGGTACTGCGCAAGAGAGGCACTGAAGAAACACACAGGAAGCTGGTTTTCTCTCTCAGGTTACAACGGACCCGTTTGGGAAGACGTGGAGAAGTACAACTACCCGAATCTTCCTCTTGTTGGAACGAAGATGTTCAGGATAGAGAAGGGAGCTTACAGGGGAGTTGAGGACTTTTCGAACTTTGCGGTTGCGAGGATTCTTGTGGAGTGCAGTATGGAGTTCGTCACAAAGAGTGTCTCGGAAGCGCTTCCGGGTGACATAGCGGTTTTCTTTCATCCGGAAGACGTTGAGATGCCGTACCATCTCATGATATTCGTCGGAAATCTGAACCTCGCTGATCATGAAGGATGGTTCGTTTACCACACGGGTCCGATCGGAGAAAATCCGGGAGAGCTCAGGTTCGTCAGATACTCCGAACTTGTGAACTACGACCCCTCCTGGGCACCCCTTGAGATAAATCCGTACTTTCTTGGATTTTACAGGTTCAGGTTTTTGAAGTGA
- a CDS encoding DUF1156 domain-containing protein, translating into MKTFLESLKFPVQEVNKKSSGEKGPGRPPYWEMVFYWTRKPLVGARSVIAGALLPENVDENLFKAAVRLSSPTPHRENPQIPAEFAKYFEGKKLLDPFAGFGSIPLEGLRLGLDVTAVELLPTTYIFLKAVLEYPKKFGKSLVKDVERWGEWITEQLKNDPEIRELYDDDVAVYIGTWEIRCPHCGRWTPAIGNFWLARVKDGKGYKRLAYMKPERKGDEIEIRVIDLNEILDDISKANVDGNEIIFEGENYVKTVEEAVRDGKLKQSDVKIDGNTVIFEVPSANIESRRDQLTCLMCGNVIKYADENGNHHMKLKNGDFYVKFALRKYHEGDERFARQRLLVKVKVKDGDLIFEPATKEDSEKLWKAKEKVREMLEKGDLDVPSEAIPLYENRRITPILSAEKWYQFFNPRQLLTLIKIVRLIREVGRKVEEEKIAEGWNKERAFEYAEAVATYLSTAMLKYAYYNSIVTRWDSTWWKIGETMSTRGIAMNWNWTESPWFSSFGGMIKTLLAILRGVKYLTSALSSSQRTLADFTENSVKVLQGDATSLNLGEKFDVIVTDPPYADDVPYTELSDFYYVWLKRALSDVENGKLIPRFHKEAFFKRIGPKWVEIKTQWQEFAKKEVSTNPGRFMEDENKKEKAVQHFENLFSQAFVAMREHLKDDGVLVTYYAHTDPGSWINLIEAGWRRARLQITRAIPLTTESETSIVSRGKMSLDTSIVAVWRKQKEEKTVQISTLKEEIERKAKSSAREFIEYGYEGLDLLYGVMAAALEEVTKYREISSLKGPLTTEEILNEYVYPATIRGIVNAIAEIEGTGTLHSGTAMFYTAYKILFGNASLSANDIVLLRLATSTDPSELISSGVLKEKRSSSSKEYTLYTPDLLGKKALDTKEFQKFLHEKKLDPVEPKPKNSVDVLQLLEYYSLLGRSRVKEEIEKLRKMWAGEVEEALFIARLVSEYYAEIYIRKIDPVRRMKEEFASEIDRELEKDGFLEVVLMRRLLGYVGGAV; encoded by the coding sequence ATGAAAACATTCCTTGAAAGTCTCAAATTCCCGGTCCAGGAAGTAAATAAAAAAAGTTCCGGCGAGAAAGGACCTGGAAGGCCTCCGTACTGGGAGATGGTGTTTTACTGGACGAGGAAACCTCTCGTAGGTGCAAGGTCTGTAATAGCGGGGGCACTGCTTCCCGAAAACGTGGATGAAAATCTATTCAAAGCGGCTGTAAGACTTTCTTCGCCCACACCCCACAGAGAGAACCCTCAAATTCCCGCGGAATTTGCGAAGTACTTTGAAGGGAAAAAGTTGCTCGATCCCTTCGCTGGGTTCGGTTCGATTCCCCTCGAAGGGCTGAGACTCGGCCTTGATGTCACGGCTGTTGAACTTCTACCAACAACCTACATTTTTCTCAAGGCCGTTCTCGAATATCCAAAGAAGTTCGGGAAATCCCTCGTGAAAGACGTTGAAAGGTGGGGTGAGTGGATAACCGAGCAACTCAAGAATGACCCTGAAATCAGGGAGCTTTACGACGATGACGTGGCCGTTTACATCGGAACGTGGGAAATCAGGTGCCCTCACTGTGGGCGGTGGACTCCTGCGATAGGAAATTTCTGGCTGGCAAGAGTTAAGGACGGCAAGGGCTACAAGAGGCTCGCCTACATGAAGCCTGAGAGGAAGGGCGATGAGATTGAAATAAGGGTGATTGACCTCAACGAAATCCTGGACGATATTTCTAAAGCGAATGTTGACGGCAATGAGATCATCTTCGAAGGAGAAAACTACGTGAAAACAGTAGAAGAAGCTGTAAGAGATGGAAAGCTGAAACAGAGTGATGTGAAGATAGATGGAAACACGGTTATCTTCGAAGTTCCTTCGGCGAATATCGAATCAAGACGGGATCAACTCACCTGTCTTATGTGTGGAAATGTCATAAAGTACGCGGATGAAAATGGAAATCACCACATGAAGCTGAAAAACGGGGATTTTTATGTGAAGTTCGCGCTGAGAAAGTACCACGAAGGTGATGAGCGCTTCGCAAGGCAGAGACTGCTCGTGAAGGTGAAAGTCAAGGATGGAGATCTGATCTTTGAACCAGCGACAAAGGAAGACAGCGAAAAACTCTGGAAAGCGAAGGAGAAGGTCAGGGAGATGCTTGAGAAGGGAGATCTGGACGTGCCGAGTGAAGCAATACCTCTTTACGAGAACCGCCGTATTACTCCAATACTCAGTGCAGAAAAATGGTATCAGTTCTTCAACCCCCGTCAGCTTCTCACCCTCATAAAGATCGTGAGGCTGATAAGGGAAGTTGGCAGAAAGGTCGAGGAGGAAAAGATTGCCGAGGGCTGGAATAAAGAAAGGGCATTTGAGTATGCGGAGGCAGTGGCAACGTATTTGAGCACGGCGATGTTGAAGTATGCGTACTACAATTCAATCGTTACCCGGTGGGATTCTACTTGGTGGAAAATTGGGGAAACAATGTCCACCCGTGGAATCGCAATGAATTGGAACTGGACAGAAAGTCCTTGGTTTAGTAGTTTTGGTGGGATGATCAAAACACTCCTTGCAATATTAAGGGGTGTTAAATACCTCACCTCCGCTCTCTCCTCCTCCCAGAGAACCCTTGCGGATTTCACAGAAAACTCCGTTAAAGTTCTCCAGGGCGACGCGACCTCGCTCAACCTTGGAGAGAAGTTCGACGTCATCGTAACTGATCCACCCTATGCAGATGATGTCCCATACACAGAACTTTCTGACTTCTACTACGTCTGGCTCAAAAGGGCTCTGAGCGACGTTGAGAACGGAAAACTCATTCCAAGGTTCCACAAGGAAGCGTTTTTCAAAAGAATCGGCCCCAAATGGGTGGAAATCAAGACCCAGTGGCAGGAATTTGCGAAGAAAGAAGTTTCGACGAATCCGGGTCGTTTCATGGAAGACGAAAACAAAAAGGAGAAAGCCGTCCAACACTTCGAAAACCTCTTCAGTCAGGCCTTCGTGGCCATGAGGGAGCACCTCAAGGACGATGGGGTTCTTGTCACCTACTACGCTCACACAGATCCGGGAAGCTGGATAAACCTCATTGAAGCCGGCTGGAGGCGAGCAAGACTTCAAATAACGAGGGCAATCCCTCTGACAACCGAATCGGAAACGAGCATCGTGAGCAGGGGTAAAATGAGTCTCGACACCTCGATCGTTGCTGTCTGGAGAAAACAGAAAGAGGAAAAAACCGTTCAAATATCGACTCTGAAGGAAGAGATCGAGAGAAAAGCAAAGTCTTCGGCTCGTGAATTCATAGAGTATGGTTATGAAGGACTCGATCTGCTGTACGGTGTGATGGCGGCTGCCCTCGAGGAAGTCACAAAGTACAGAGAAATTTCCTCCCTGAAAGGTCCTCTTACGACAGAAGAAATTTTGAACGAATACGTATATCCCGCTACTATAAGAGGAATTGTGAACGCGATTGCGGAGATCGAAGGAACTGGAACACTCCATTCTGGCACTGCCATGTTCTACACCGCTTACAAGATACTATTTGGAAACGCATCTTTGAGCGCGAACGATATCGTCCTCCTCAGGCTCGCAACATCAACAGATCCGAGTGAGTTGATCAGCAGTGGAGTTCTCAAAGAGAAGAGATCTTCAAGCAGTAAAGAATACACGCTCTACACACCGGATCTTCTCGGCAAGAAAGCTTTGGACACGAAGGAGTTCCAGAAGTTCCTTCATGAAAAGAAACTCGATCCGGTAGAGCCAAAACCAAAAAACAGTGTGGATGTGCTTCAGCTTCTCGAGTACTACTCACTGCTTGGACGCTCCAGAGTGAAAGAGGAGATAGAAAAACTCAGAAAAATGTGGGCTGGTGAGGTAGAAGAGGCCCTTTTTATCGCGAGGCTCGTGTCTGAGTACTACGCGGAGATCTACATCAGGAAAATAGATCCTGTCAGGAGGATGAAAGAAGAGTTCGCTTCAGAGATAGACAGGGAGCTGGAAAAGGACGGATTCCTCGAAGTCGTTTTGATGAGAAGACTCCTGGGTTATGTAGGGGGTGCTGTGTGA
- a CDS encoding ATP-binding protein, translating to MKFGPYEVWEDVLDESFDSQVAPELGDVYTGEAPEIYRDPKEFFKRTYFTDATVEILKRILDTFEGKERRNIFLIYSLFGGGKTHLLLTLYHAFKTPEALEDPEVLEGYIPEKRETIRELAERIKLLGESVKVVPVYGKGRVGQPSIPLNVDPYSVKTIWGYIAHSLGKYSIVEKNDKNLTVPDIETLRDLFKGERVLLLIDEIADYVDNLHNSGAEEDRRYAGNVDNFIDRLSSALSNSTSSMVITLPMTEERGNLRTQEEYNHSVVRALWDAVRRVGGADSYTPVRTVGINDELVEVLKKRIFKHVDPDIRRRTLERIRSETNDVEIFGHGGFAQEIPRTYPFHPEYIQILRTIIEKTDLQRTRDMIRITRIVVRNLIDRYEKEGFAPAIILPIHIDLTNDRIRGMLFGEKSKFADYASIIDAELVNDEKYRAFRHPELARMILTYIFLRTYPFDAPTPLNDFPTLTTISRAIYDPETFSKKQWIPADIKDTVEEIESHPHFVFLNRKDGVFWFWRVANVTKMVDSKTEELIQSNYGEIWNQLVRYVDQLVREKKSIATTRGKGSTVEEHVRFFEQVIVSKEPQELMDNEMYKLFVLVSEDVDEKLLKGIVFQIGSGSRTYKNTVVVCYPIPGTMKHLIMTTARDMACQRVMDTVKEMYGKYGEDVVKIQLNQLRDIRNRALEDLENQIVGSFRKVAYPVKDGIDTADAPASSKSVVENVYSALKGRGKIAEEFDFIEFANWLKENIGLNILKPEGYCVSELRKIICSNPSAPMVDFENLKKSIKEAVRKLKIGLERKGKILFKRVYSEIPDFAQESGVEISKVEPDDIILPANEALRRQVCELLKQEKDEIRDGKRYRVWYEIYLPSSEFSELLKNLVTVENEECQIGDEEAVMYGLILEKKEEVEIKKGEFDLEVARRSVEGKPGEKVEIPVRITAFGDAEIELSSEYGELSYQNVFLREGESLEILWNMTIPSEKKVVKIEAKSEEKMIPKEIVLVPKVESSVLETNTLDETHKGMFLVSVKSIRDLDTLKSLPEDFEGVVSGRLETEKPEWKVQFSETDRKTFEYIAGELEDFLGTKALLDVNFRLSEPQMINDLIFEKLKPLNGKVSFILKKGDQK from the coding sequence ATGAAATTCGGTCCTTACGAAGTTTGGGAGGACGTTCTGGATGAGAGTTTTGATTCTCAAGTTGCGCCGGAATTAGGGGATGTGTACACCGGTGAAGCGCCGGAGATATACAGAGATCCGAAGGAGTTTTTCAAAAGGACGTATTTCACCGATGCAACGGTGGAGATATTGAAAAGAATCCTTGATACATTCGAGGGAAAAGAGAGAAGAAACATATTTCTGATCTACTCTCTCTTCGGTGGTGGAAAGACGCATCTGCTCCTCACCCTGTATCACGCCTTCAAAACACCTGAAGCTCTGGAAGACCCAGAGGTCCTCGAGGGATACATTCCCGAAAAAAGAGAAACCATAAGAGAACTGGCAGAGAGGATAAAGCTCCTTGGAGAAAGCGTAAAGGTCGTTCCCGTGTATGGTAAGGGAAGGGTAGGCCAGCCAAGTATCCCTCTGAACGTGGACCCCTACAGTGTGAAGACGATCTGGGGGTACATAGCACATTCCCTCGGAAAGTACTCCATCGTCGAGAAAAACGACAAAAATCTCACGGTGCCGGACATAGAAACCCTGAGAGATCTGTTCAAAGGTGAAAGAGTACTGCTTCTAATCGATGAAATTGCGGATTACGTTGACAACCTTCACAACTCCGGAGCAGAAGAGGACCGCCGCTACGCGGGAAATGTGGACAACTTCATCGACAGACTTTCCTCTGCTCTTTCAAATTCCACGAGTTCTATGGTGATCACACTTCCCATGACAGAGGAAAGAGGCAATCTGAGAACTCAGGAAGAATACAACCACAGTGTTGTAAGGGCTCTGTGGGATGCTGTCAGAAGAGTTGGTGGGGCTGATTCTTACACACCTGTGAGAACCGTTGGCATAAACGACGAGCTCGTCGAGGTCTTGAAAAAGAGGATATTCAAGCATGTGGATCCCGATATCCGAAGAAGAACCCTGGAAAGAATAAGATCTGAAACTAATGATGTGGAAATCTTCGGTCACGGAGGATTCGCTCAGGAAATACCCAGAACCTATCCGTTCCATCCCGAATACATACAGATTCTGAGAACGATCATAGAAAAGACGGATCTTCAGAGAACGAGGGACATGATCAGAATAACCAGAATCGTTGTGAGAAACCTGATCGATCGCTACGAGAAAGAGGGATTTGCACCCGCTATCATACTTCCTATTCACATCGATCTTACAAACGACAGAATAAGGGGAATGCTCTTTGGAGAAAAGTCGAAGTTCGCTGATTACGCTTCGATTATAGATGCTGAACTGGTCAACGATGAGAAGTACAGAGCTTTCAGACATCCAGAGCTTGCAAGGATGATTCTCACTTACATCTTTTTGAGAACATATCCATTCGATGCACCGACTCCTCTAAATGATTTCCCAACGCTGACCACTATATCGAGAGCGATCTACGACCCCGAAACTTTCTCCAAAAAACAGTGGATTCCCGCTGATATAAAAGACACCGTCGAAGAGATAGAATCCCATCCACACTTCGTCTTTCTGAACAGAAAAGACGGTGTTTTCTGGTTCTGGAGAGTTGCCAACGTGACAAAGATGGTTGACAGCAAGACTGAAGAGCTCATCCAAAGTAACTATGGTGAGATCTGGAACCAGCTTGTCCGATATGTGGACCAGTTAGTGAGGGAGAAGAAGAGCATCGCAACAACAAGAGGTAAGGGATCCACTGTAGAAGAACACGTGAGGTTCTTCGAACAGGTGATCGTTAGCAAAGAACCACAGGAACTTATGGACAATGAAATGTACAAGCTCTTCGTACTGGTGAGTGAGGATGTCGATGAGAAATTACTGAAAGGCATTGTGTTCCAGATCGGTTCTGGAAGCAGAACTTACAAGAACACTGTGGTTGTCTGTTATCCCATTCCGGGAACGATGAAACATCTGATAATGACGACGGCAAGAGATATGGCATGCCAGAGGGTGATGGATACGGTAAAAGAGATGTATGGAAAGTATGGAGAAGACGTGGTGAAAATACAGCTGAACCAGCTCAGAGATATAAGAAACAGGGCCCTTGAAGACCTTGAGAATCAAATTGTGGGCTCTTTCAGAAAAGTAGCTTACCCGGTTAAAGATGGTATAGACACCGCTGACGCTCCTGCCAGCTCGAAATCTGTTGTCGAAAACGTGTATTCTGCTCTGAAAGGCAGAGGAAAGATCGCAGAGGAATTCGATTTCATCGAATTCGCTAACTGGTTGAAAGAAAACATCGGCCTCAATATTCTGAAACCGGAAGGATACTGCGTGTCAGAACTGAGAAAAATCATCTGTTCGAATCCCTCTGCACCCATGGTGGACTTTGAGAATCTCAAGAAGTCGATAAAGGAGGCTGTTCGAAAGCTCAAGATCGGCCTTGAAAGAAAAGGAAAGATACTATTCAAAAGGGTCTATTCGGAGATTCCCGACTTTGCACAAGAAAGCGGTGTGGAGATCTCCAAAGTTGAGCCCGATGACATAATTCTGCCAGCTAATGAAGCCCTCAGAAGACAAGTCTGCGAGCTTTTGAAACAGGAAAAGGATGAGATTAGGGATGGAAAAAGATATCGCGTGTGGTACGAGATTTATCTTCCGAGTTCGGAATTTTCAGAGCTTTTGAAGAACCTGGTTACTGTGGAGAACGAGGAATGTCAGATAGGGGACGAAGAAGCCGTTATGTACGGTTTAATCCTGGAAAAAAAGGAAGAAGTGGAGATTAAAAAAGGAGAATTCGACCTTGAGGTAGCCCGACGAAGCGTTGAAGGAAAACCGGGCGAGAAAGTAGAGATCCCCGTTAGGATAACCGCTTTTGGTGATGCCGAGATCGAACTCTCATCCGAATACGGGGAACTTTCCTATCAGAACGTTTTTCTCAGAGAGGGTGAATCTCTTGAAATTCTATGGAATATGACCATACCGTCTGAGAAGAAAGTTGTGAAGATAGAGGCAAAAAGTGAAGAGAAAATGATTCCCAAGGAGATCGTTCTTGTACCGAAAGTTGAATCGAGTGTTCTTGAGACAAATACCTTGGACGAAACTCACAAAGGAATGTTTCTTGTTTCCGTGAAATCCATCAGAGATCTCGATACACTGAAATCTCTACCAGAGGACTTCGAAGGAGTGGTGAGTGGTCGTCTCGAAACGGAAAAGCCTGAGTGGAAAGTTCAGTTCAGTGAAACCGACAGAAAAACTTTTGAATACATTGCCGGTGAGCTCGAAGATTTTCTGGGAACAAAGGCTTTGCTCGATGTGAACTTCCGTTTGTCGGAACCACAGATGATCAATGACCTTATCTTTGAGAAACTGAAACCTCTGAATGGAAAAGTATCATTCATTCTAAAGAAAGGAGATCAGAAATGA